The Arachis hypogaea cultivar Tifrunner chromosome 19, arahy.Tifrunner.gnm2.J5K5, whole genome shotgun sequence genome has a window encoding:
- the LOC112778135 gene encoding uncharacterized protein yields the protein MNFVLMADELYKQAIDGSLSRWLSQADQDIALGEVYREAEQNEVIDFIEEHIIHRFGIPQTLSIDQGTMFTVLPLEINLNTLRILRQDDLPVDYCWSAMYDKLNDLDSERILALENMIQQKKSVARNYNRQITEKYFSLEKLVLKVVLPIEKKSRFLGKWSHTWEGPFQVIELYSGNAYRIKDIDYGNVINSINGKYLKQYR from the exons ATGAATTTTGTATTGATGGCTGATGAGTTATATAAGCAAGCAATTGATGGAAGCCTGTCGAGATGGTTAAGTCAAGCCGATCAAGATATAGCTTTAGGAGAAGTTTACAGAG AAGCCGAGCAAAATGAAGTGATAGACTTTATCGAGGAACATATAATCCATCGATTTGGAATTCCCCAAACCTTGAGTATTGATCAAGGGACTATGTTCACTG TTTTGCCATTAGAGATTAATCTTAATACGTTGAGAATTTTGAGGCAAGATGACTTGCCAGTTGATTATTGTTGGAGTGCAATGTATGATAAGTTGAATGATTTAGACTCAGAACGCATTTTGGCACTTGAAAATAtgattcaacaaaaaaaaagtgtTGCTCGAAATTATAATCGTCAAATAACAGAGAAATATTTCAGTTTAGAAAAATTGGTCTTAAAAGTTGTATTGCCAATAGAGAAGAAGTCAAGATTCCTTGGCAAATGGTCTCATACTTGGGAAGGACCTTTTCAAGTAATTGAATTGTATTCTGGAAATGCATATCGAATTAAAGATATCGATTATGGAAACGTGATTAATTCGATAAATGGAAAATACTTGAAGCAATATCGATGA